GACCAAGCTCTTTGGCGTAATCCAGAAGGTCTCTCAGTAGTCCATCCTCTAAAATCCTAACTATTAGAAGCACTATATCCGCACCATAAGCCTTTGCTTCAAGAACTTGCACAGGGTCAAGGATAAAGTCCTTTCTAAGCAAGGGAAGGCTTACCCTCTGTCTTACCTCATACAAGTCCTCAAGAGAGCCGTTAAAGAACTTCTTATCTGTAAGCACAGATATGGCTACCGCGCCTGCTTTTTCATAGAGTTTGGCTTGCTCCCCTGCGGATATGTCTTTTATTCTGCCCTCGGAAGGCGAAGCCCTTTTGACCTCTGCTATAATCCTTGTCCTACAGGAGCAAAGAGCCTTCTCAAAGGAAAAGAAGGAGTCCCTAAGGCTTGCCCTTTCCTCCAAAGCCTTTATATAGTCTGCGTCCTTCCTTATCTCAGTCTTCTTGTTCTCAACTATCCTTTCCAAAACTCCTATGGATAGACCCTCCTGTATTCCTTACCTTCCTTCTTGTATATAGCCTCTACACCAAAGCCCTCTTTTTGTAGTTGGTCGTATATCTCCTTTGCCTCCTTGTAGCCATGCACCGCAAGCACCACACCGCATCTTGGGTCAATCTCATCGGGTATGGGTATGAGCTTGGCTCTGCCACCTAAAAACTTCTCCGCCCTTGTGCCTTCCGATATGGCGGTAAAGGTTATAAAGTGGTCAGGTTTTTTGATAAAAGGGTTTAAGCTCATGAGGATATGCCTTACATGGAGCTTGACCCCCAGAGAGTGAAACTTGATCCAATACCATAGAGAGGGTTCTATGGCTTGAGAGCCTTTCCTCAGCACTGCAACCACTTTGCCATCTTCCTTCTTGAGACTTACAAGCTCATTACCCGTTTGACCACACCAGCTTAGTATATCCCTCTCAAAGCCTGGGTCTGTGGATATAACCACGAGTTTTTGACCTTCCTTTAGTTTCCTCATTTTTTCCGAGGTCATCACCACAGGCAAAGGGCACATGAGCCCTGTAAGGTCAAGAACCTCTTCCTTTTCCTCTAAAACCTCCATGTTATCACCTCACACCGCTATAACTTTTGCCTGAGGTCTTTCTTCAAGACCTTCTATGTATAAATTTATAAGCTTTCCTGCCCTTTCAAGGGTTTTAAGTAGCCCCTTATCATAAAGTTGCATAGGGTTATTTACATGAAAGCACACATTGACCTCTCCCCTTTCAAGCCTTACAGGAACGCAATAGCGTTGACTATCCATGTCAACCACTGGCTCTTTCATGTAATCCCCTTTGGAAGGCGTTATGCTTACCATTTTCAACTCAAAGGCATCTTTTACATTTCTTAGATACTCGTAAATGTCTTTGCTCTGGACAAGCAGGTCAAGAAGCAGTCCGTCCGCATTTTGAGAACGCTTTTCTAATCTGGCATATTCACCAGTTAATTTGGAATAGGACTTTCTTAAGTTTCTTATGTAGAACCTTTCCTTCCTTAAAGCCTCCACAAGGTCTGGATGTAAGGATGCCATAAAAAGGGCGAGAGAAACTGGTAAAAGCACAAATCCCCAAACACCATAGTAATAAAAGGCTAAACCTACAAAAAACCAGAGGAAGAGTATACCCCTAAGAGCGTTTCTGCTCGTGTAGATAGCTATTGGTGCAGTAAGTGCAAGCAACGCCTCTTTATGACCGGAGAGAAAGACAAGCAAAGGTAGGAAAAAAAGGTCTCCGTAGTTTTTAAACAGCCTTAGTTTGCCTGGATAGAGAAAATTATATATACTAAGGGATAGGTAAACACTGGCAGGTATAATTATGACAGCTTTCTCCCACGGGGACTTATCTATAGATAGCCCAAGAAAGAAGGCAAAAAGCAAAACCCTAAAAGCAAGGAATATAAGACCAATATCTCTAAGCACGAATATATTTTACTCCACCTCTATTCTTTTCACCCTTTCCTTTTTCTCCCTTCCTTCCACTCTGCTTTCAAGCCTCTGCACTTCGTAGTCTACTATGGTCTTGATTATCTTCCAAAAGGAAAGCTCAATGGTGTATAGATTCTTCATCACCTCCCTCCTTACCTCCTTTGGTGGCAACAAGACCTCAAAGAGCTTAAACAAATCTTTTCTTAACTCCTCCACTTGTTCCTCAAGGTATTCTTCTCTTAGCTCTTCCTTCTTCGCCATAACAATGTATAAATATAGCTAATCCCTAAGTAGTTGCAAGAACTCCTTGACAGCCCTTTCCATACCCCATAGAAGTGCGTTGGAGATTATAGAATGACCCACGTTTAGCTCTTCTACCACATCCCTCAAAGCTTCTACAAGTAAAGAAGTGTTTTTGTATGTAAGACCATGTCCTGCGTAAACCCTTAGACCCAGAGACCTTGCCTTTAGACCAGCTTCTTTTAGTCTTTGTATTTCTTTCTTTGCTTCCTCAATTTTGTGTGAGTTGAAAAGGTTCGCATACCTTCCGGTGTGAAGTTCCACAGCATCAGCCCCCACTTCCTTACTTGCATATACTTGGGGCTCTTCTGGTTCTATGAAAAGGGAAACCTCTATTCCAGCTTCCTTGAGGTCTTTTAGGTATTCCTTCAGATATTCCTTCATAGCCAGCACGTTTAAACCACCTTCTGTGGTTATCTCTTCTCTCCTTTCTGGGACAAGGGTTATTCTGTTGGGTTTAACCCTTAGAGCTATAGTCTTCATCTCCTCCGTTGGTGCCATTTCAAGGTTTACTGGCACATGCACTGCCTTTTTTATAAGCTCCAGGTCTTCTTCTTGTATATGCCTTCTGTCCTCTCTTAGGTGAAGGGTAATCTGGTGTGCTCCTGCTTGCTGGGCAATCAAAGCTGCAAAAAGAGGGCTTGGCTCAAAGGTTTTCCTTGCCTGCCTAAGGGTTGCCACATGGTCTATGTTTACACCGAGCCTCATCATATATCAAATATAACCTCCGCTATCCAGAGGTCTCCTTGCTTTTCTACCTTAAGGTCGTGGTAAGTAGCCGCCTTTATTACCAGCTTTGGCTCGTTTTTCTGTGGGTCAAACCTATCTCCAATGAGTTTTAACCTTGCATAGTCTTCCCTGACCTCCAATGGTTCGCATTTTGAAGCTACAAACAGCTCCGCTTCATGCAGGACGATAGCTTCGTTTATTAGGTCTGCAAGCAAGAAGGGAAGCTCTGAATTTACCTCTATGACCTTTTCTTCTGTTGGTGGTATGGACTCTATAGGCGTTATTTCGTTAAAGGTTGCCAGTATGCTTTTGCATAGAAGCTCCTCAAGGCTTTTAGCCCATACTCTTATGCCCGCATCCGCAGTTATACGGTCTATGGTCTCGTAAAAGCTCATAGCCCCAAAACATCAAACATGGAATACCAACCAGGCTTTTTGCCCTTTATCCATCTCGCCGCCTCTATTGCACCCTTGGCAAATATATCCCTTGAGCTTGCCCTGTGGGTAAGTTCAAGCCTTTCTCCAAAACCAAAAAAGTAGACGGTATGCTCACCCACCACATCTCCACCCCTAAGGGACATAACCCCCACCTCTTCTAACTCCCTTGGTGCAATTCCGTCTCTGCAATGGACCCTCTTTTGTAGGTTCATAGTCCTTAGGAGTATCTCCTCAAGTTTTAGTGCGGTTCCGCTTGGTGCATCCTTTTTGTATCTGTGATGGATTTCAAGCACCTCCGCATCAAAGCCTCTGCCCTTTAGGACATTGCTTGCTATTTCCACAAGCCTAAAAAGTAGGTTCACGCCCAAACTCATGTTAGGCGAGACAAGTATGGGAGCTTGCTTTGAGTAAGATTTTAGCTCCTCAAGCTCATGCTCCTTAAAGCCAGTAGTTCCAATTACCACACCCTTTCCTGCAAGGGCGGAAAGTTTTCCATGAGAAACCGCTACAGTGGTGTTGCCTGAAAATTCTATAACCACATCACAAAGACCGAGCACCTCTTCAAGCCTTGAAGTGAGAGGAAGACCCTTTAGCTCTTCTATACCAGAGGCTTCACCAAGGTCATAAGACCTTATACAGTCTGGATGCTCCACTCCTGCAACTACCTGAAAGTCGGAATACTCAAGGGAGAGCCTTAGGATGCTTTTACCCATCCTACCAAGAGCACCGCAGACTACCGCCTTTGTCATTCCTCCTCCTCTTCTCCAAAAATCATATCCTCAAGCTCTTCCACTGCCTCTTCCGCTTGGTCTGGTGGCACCACTGAAGGATATAGAGCTACTTGAACGCCTTCGGTGAAGAGAAACCTACTTATTATCTCCTGGAGCTTCTCCAACTCTTCGGGGCTGAGGTCTCCTCTTATGCTCTCTTCTATAGGCTTGTTGGTGAAGAAGAAACCCACGAGGCTGAAAGGTACTGCGTAAAGTTGTTCTTCCATGACACTCTCCTTTTTGGTTTTGAAAAATTATAATATGAATATGGACTACAAGCCTCAGGAAATAGAAGCCAAGTGGCAAAAAGTTTGGGAAGAGCAAGGTATTTTCAAAGCAAGGGAAGAGGGCAAGAAACTCTATGTGCTTGAGATGTTTCCATACCCCTCTGGCAGGATACATATGGGACATGTGAGGAACTATACCATAGGAGATGCCATAGCAAGGTTTATGAGGTTTAAGGGCTACTCGGTGCTTCATCCTATGGGATGGGATGCCTTTGGATTGCCTGCAGAGAACGCTGCCATAAAGCATGGAGTCCACCCTGCCAACTGGACCTACGAAAACATAGCCTATATGAAAAGGCAGTTAAAGAGCCTTGGCTTTTCCTACGATTGGGATAGGGAGATAGCCACCTGCGACCCTGAGTATTATCGTTGGAATCAATGGATTTTTCTCAAGTTTTTTGAGCATGGCTTAGCCTACAGGAAGTCCGCAGAGGTAAACTGGTGTCCTAACGATGAAACGGTGCTTGCCAATGAGCAGGTTATAGAGGGGAGATGCTGGAGGTGTGGCACACCCATAGTAAGAAGGGAAGTGCCCTCTTGGTATTTGAATATAACCGCCTATGCGGAGAGGCTTTTGGAAGACCTCAAGGAGCTTGAAGGCAAGTGGCCAGAAAGGGTTATAGCACAGCAAAGAAACTGGATAGGAAGGTCAGAGGGTGCTATCCTTAAATTCTTTGTGGATGATATTCCCATAGAGGTTTTTACCACAAGACCAGACACGGTCTTTGGT
This genomic stretch from Aquificaceae bacterium harbors:
- the pdxJ gene encoding pyridoxine 5'-phosphate synthase — its product is MRLGVNIDHVATLRQARKTFEPSPLFAALIAQQAGAHQITLHLREDRRHIQEEDLELIKKAVHVPVNLEMAPTEEMKTIALRVKPNRITLVPERREEITTEGGLNVLAMKEYLKEYLKDLKEAGIEVSLFIEPEEPQVYASKEVGADAVELHTGRYANLFNSHKIEEAKKEIQRLKEAGLKARSLGLRVYAGHGLTYKNTSLLVEALRDVVEELNVGHSIISNALLWGMERAVKEFLQLLRD
- the dapB gene encoding 4-hydroxy-tetrahydrodipicolinate reductase, which codes for MTKAVVCGALGRMGKSILRLSLEYSDFQVVAGVEHPDCIRSYDLGEASGIEELKGLPLTSRLEEVLGLCDVVIEFSGNTTVAVSHGKLSALAGKGVVIGTTGFKEHELEELKSYSKQAPILVSPNMSLGVNLLFRLVEIASNVLKGRGFDAEVLEIHHRYKKDAPSGTALKLEEILLRTMNLQKRVHCRDGIAPRELEEVGVMSLRGGDVVGEHTVYFFGFGERLELTHRASSRDIFAKGAIEAARWIKGKKPGWYSMFDVLGL
- a CDS encoding archease, which produces MSFYETIDRITADAGIRVWAKSLEELLCKSILATFNEITPIESIPPTEEKVIEVNSELPFLLADLINEAIVLHEAELFVASKCEPLEVREDYARLKLIGDRFDPQKNEPKLVIKAATYHDLKVEKQGDLWIAEVIFDI
- the trpC gene encoding indole-3-glycerol phosphate synthase TrpC, yielding MERIVENKKTEIRKDADYIKALEERASLRDSFFSFEKALCSCRTRIIAEVKRASPSEGRIKDISAGEQAKLYEKAGAVAISVLTDKKFFNGSLEDLYEVRQRVSLPLLRKDFILDPVQVLEAKAYGADIVLLIVRILEDGLLRDLLDYAKELGLSPLVEVFSLEEAERALKAGAYIIGINNRDLDTLKVDISLSERLAPKIKEMGARFVIAESGIENREQVLRLENAGVDAFLVGTSLMKSQDPVKKLRELMGYNF
- a CDS encoding sulfurtransferase TusA family protein, whose protein sequence is MEVLEEKEEVLDLTGLMCPLPVVMTSEKMRKLKEGQKLVVISTDPGFERDILSWCGQTGNELVSLKKEDGKVVAVLRKGSQAIEPSLWYWIKFHSLGVKLHVRHILMSLNPFIKKPDHFITFTAISEGTRAEKFLGGRAKLIPIPDEIDPRCGVVLAVHGYKEAKEIYDQLQKEGFGVEAIYKKEGKEYRRVYP